The Phoenix dactylifera cultivar Barhee BC4 chromosome 12, palm_55x_up_171113_PBpolish2nd_filt_p, whole genome shotgun sequence genome includes the window TGTTATATAACTTAAGGCTAGTttggttattttttatttttttgtgacatttagattttatttaagTAAACGATTTGGCTAACATTATGTTAAGTTATGAATTAAGgtattggataaaaataaacctcAGAGCATGGTCGGCGAAATTGTCCCGAGCCGTCCAGTTTGGGGCATCTCGAACCGTACTGGCCACGGACCGAGATGGTTTCGGCGACGAAACGAGACCAGCGATGGAggggaagaaagagaaggaaaaaaagaaaaagagaaagagcgggcaagggagggagaaggaaaggaagaaagaaaggtcGAGACCTGCCGGCAGAGGCCAGGAAGCCGCTGCGCAGAGGAGGGAGCCACGGAAGAGGGGCTTCGCTCCGGTCTCCTGTTTCATTTGCCTCCTCCGCATAACGGCTCCCCAGCCCTCCTCTGgcctccctcttctctctctttttctctctcttccgtcTATTCTACTGTATCGGTACAGGCACGACGCGGACCCGTACCGACCCGTGCCACCTAACGACCGGTCCAGAGCTCGGTACCAACACAGCAAACTATGCCTCGAGGGAATAAGCATAGGTTTTTCAAACTATTGGATGTAAGTATAATTTACCCTAATTTTAAGGGAGTTGTAATTCACTCATCACTCAAGAGGCAATTTTCACTTTTCACATGAGATAAACGAATTCACTAACGTTGTTAATTTAACTGGGTGTAAGTATAGGTTTTATAAACTATTAGGTTTAAGTGTAATAAACGCAAACCTCAAGaagatttttataatttactctTGATATTCTTATAAATTGTGTATCTATATTACAGTTTCCAATTCctaaattattcttttcttggGTACACATGCATAAGCACATGCATTCTAACAAGTTTTGAGATAAGCAAATGAAAGTTTCAACGAGGACAGCACAGTGTAAAGCGACAGATATTCACATAAGAACAGTGAGATCTTGCAGTATCATTGGCATTGAGAAAACATCAAAAATGAGTTAGGGATGTAGTTGAGATGGATGAATTAAGAAGACTGGGCCACACAGTCTGCTAACTATTATGTCAAAATAGACTACATGATACAATACCTTTCTGTGAAACAGTGTGGCAATGTTATATGATCACAGGGAGCAGATTCATGCTGTATGGTTTTTAGAGTGAGTTCAGATATTGTTTATATCATCACATAGGCCAAGAAAAACTCCTAAAAATCATGCTCCACAATCTGCATGCAGTTAGTACACATTATACAGAGTTTCTCAAATCCAAACAAAattatcgaattttgcatgattTAGCTTGGTTATTGAATGACATTTTATGGTTTTTTCCTTTAAACTTCTTACCAACTTATTGAAACTTGACTATACAGACTCCATCAGCTTCTTAATAGTCTTTAAGTACATACACATGCAATGCAACACTGTATGGACCTGCAAACAAATATGATACAAAAATTAGTTAACAAGTTTAAATGTATCCATTTAGCTGATAAGAGAACTTTAGTTGAAATGTAAAACAGGAAGAACATTCCAGGGCCCCAAATGTTCTGTGTAATTCATGCAGCACAAACCACTTGTGTAAACACGCCATATAATTGATATTGATATGGACAAGACAATAACCAGGATAAAAGACAGTTATCAATACACCAAGAATATGGTACTAAATGAgaataaaatgaaaatatatgatACAGCCAACAAAAATAAAGCCAAATGTCCAAAGTTACTGCCATTGCTTTTCTTGAAACAAATGGAATATAATCAAAATAGCCAAATACACATACAGATACAAAATTAAGCATGCTTGGAGCATACACCATTCAATGTAGATAGGTAGCCAACATGCAGTGAGCTAGCTCCATGTTTGCAAGAAAGACAAGATGTTTAGCGGACAAGTTCAAATATAATCATAATGTTGCTTATGAGTACCAATAAAAAAGCAAGATCTCTCAAAAATAGCTTATTGCAAGCTATATGAAACAACTAATTCATTTTTCAACACTAAGAAATACAAATAACGCTCACAAGAGTCATCAACAAAAACTGAATTAAAGCTGGCAACACTATAGTTTGATACTTTCTGCAGAAGTCTTCGGCCTGACCACATGCCATAATATAAACCATTACTCACATCTGATTTATCGCACTACTGACGTGGGTGCTTTGCAGcataatataaattatattcaaaaaaaaatcaaagaaccAAGGAATGCTTATAGCTATAACACAAAAACTATGACATGGACCTCTCTCATGCCACGCACACCTCATTCAGCTGATCTGTGATGATTTTTCACCCAAGACAAGCACAGGGAGTTTCACTGGTACATAGCCAGAGGCTGCTTAGCATAGACTGTCTTCTGATAAGGATAGTCAGCCCTATTTCTTCCTCTGCAATCACTCCATCTACTATTCGATTGATAACCATCCACCTGGTATTTGGGTTTCGTAAATCTTGAGCCAAAACGGCCTCCTCCATCTCTCTTTCTTCCATTTCTTCTATTTGGATCACTATTTCTGTTCTCCCAAGTTTCCCAAGAGTTTCTCCAGTAATTATAACTTCCAGCAACCAACGGATTCTCCTGTGCAATTCCCTTTCCCCAACCTCCACCACTGTAACCCCATGCATTGCCAGAATCATTCTTCATATCCCAACTTGAGGAGTAGGGCTCAGCTGCATCCCCCCAACCACTGGGTTTAATTTGTTCAATATAAGCATCCCAATTTGCAGAGAACTCACCAGTTTTCTCATTTGAAGGGACAGGGTCTTCTGTATCACCCCATCCAGAAGCTGGAACTGGTTGGTTTGTAAAAATAAAGGAATCCCAGCCATTAGTTGCAGTATTATCCTCATCAGCATGGGCCGGAGGTGGTTTTTCTAAATCTGCCACCATTTCAGGATCAATGACAGCATCTTGGTCGACCTCATCAATATACATATCTGGGTCAGGCAAAGGGATGTTATAAGGGAGGCCATTATACTCTGCATAGAACCGGGCCTTTGCATTCTGGAAAGCTTCTAAAGCTGCTGAATCATCCCACTGTAACACATTTTTATACATGCCAATAAATTTCTTGTTTTCACAAAACCTCTTCCATGGAATTGCACCCACACGTGTGCAGAATTTCTTCTCCCATAAAGGAACTGATGGACTCTCGGAAcctaaaaaacaaaataaaagaacaaaCACTTACTGAAAAGTGAAAAATAGTAACACAGAGtatcactatttttttttagaaaaagaaaaaaagaaaagaggcatCTTTTGGGACAATAACATTAGAAACTAAAAGTTCAAACAACTACATAAGACGCTAGCAAAAGAATTTAACCAGCATTCAGAAAACTGGAATACCTAAAGGAACTACACAATGTATGAACAAGTAATGTACAGTCATGCCTAAAGGAACACCGAGACCTATCATAAGGACATGGAGTGGCTTGAGAAATGTGTAGGACCTAAATTACCGACCTTGTCCCAACTCAACTACACAGGTCTCTTTGGTCGGTTGGCCATGGTGATAGAAGGAGCAGGTAAAAGGAGAGTGTTTATCGGGTTCATGCTCGAACCATACCGAAATGTATTGGGAATTTGTTTTATGCGGGACTATCGGCCAGGTACATACGACCAGACGCACTCAAATCTCACACCAACAGGTCATCCAAAGAATTATAAATAAAGGACTGAAATCATGAACATACACTTCCTTTTCTATGACAGAAAGAAAATGTTTTGCAAAAAGGAAGAACTGGAGAAGGGAGACAAAGATCTTAGATTTGCACCTTCTAAAAGCACATGCATCAACCACAAAATTGTAGAAATATACCTATGTATGAATGTATGTCCAAAACTATATCTAATCTCAATTAAGACGGCAACACTCGAACCAGGAATCAAACCTATTCAGGATCATAGGATCAAGACCACAACAAGAACTCGTTCTCATATAGTCTTGTGTTTTGTGTTAATTCTTCTCCCTCTACCATATGTTCAAAAGCCAATATTTGCTGGCACCACCTCCAACCCATTCACTTTCCTTCTCAACCTTTGTTCCCCATCAAATAATAACAGGATGGTGTATGTGGGAGGTGGACAAGAAACTGCAGCAAGCCGCAGTCTTTTTAGGGAAGCTGCTAGTCGTTGGCAAGATTGGTTACAGGAGATTATCACAGCGTGATGGTTTCAAGTTGGAATAGTTCAGGATGAAGATTTTTAACAGTTGCACGAGAGCTGATTAAGGGATAGCAGATTACTAAAAGCGATGGAGGAGCAGCACAAGGCTGCAAGCAGATCAATTTTGGTATGAAGAAACTTGACTCTTACTTGACATGATATGACTCAGGATCTGAGATTTATACCAAGATCTGACTCATTCAATTAACAGAATGGGTCAAGTTCCCTTCAGGTTGATTTTATGTCGAATTTAAGTTTAATAGGGCTACACCCAATTTTTTGGGACTAATATGCATAGACTCATAACAGGTCCTCCCAGTTTTGTCTAGTTGCTCCGAATACCATTTGATCTAATTCTAAATGTACAAGAATTCATGTCTTGGATGAAAACTGTAACAAATCCATTCATTTGAACTTGAAGTATGCATGTACCTGGCTCATATCAGGTATCATTCATGTTCAAGGATTGTTTGGACAATTGTAGGATCAAGGTGGATAAGCTAGAATTTGCAATTTAGACATAGAGGGAAACAAACAACAAAAGCAACGAGATTTTGGACCAGGGCTGATGGACTAGGGTGGTGAAGGCAGCTTGCAATCAGCAGAAGAATAGAAGGTGACATGGTGGGGTTGCAGAGTAGGTGATACAGGGTTTCTTGAAAACTTTTGGTTTTGTAGACAGATTCTGACTAAAACCAAATCTGTCCATGACTGCATCTCATTTCTGCCTATATCAAATCAGGATATCGATCTACTTTCTCAAATCAAATTCGCACTCATTAACTGACAATTGGATCACATTAACAGGATATCGGATATCATTTGCAGCCCTAGGTATATAGAATTtaataaatcttaaaaaaattgaaatgccCTATTGCAGACGTTTTACATTTCTTTCTTCTAACTTGTGTATAACCAAAATAAACACTTCAAATCACAATCTCAAAGATTCAATCCTGTAAACAGTAACAATTCCAAGAACTATCATGGAACTCCAATAATGATAAAACAATAGCCACAGAACACCTAAAGAAAActaatattttatattgaaaATAACTCCAATCGACAATAACATATTATGTGACCACAAAATAAGGGAAAAGTACCAACTGAGAATTGAAATGATAAATATGCAGACCACATAATAGAATGATTGTCAACATGGTCTAGCATTCTAATCTTATAAGTGAAAGAATatctcagaaaaataataggaCTTCCCATATCAAGATTAAAGTCCAGATGAACAAGTGAAGAATTCCAttcattcaaaaagaaaaaagcaaaaagaaaaaacctatTGCAATCAAAGGTCTATTGTTCGAAAAACACCATTTAGCTTGGAGGCAGAGCCCTCCGATCACGTGCCGGACTCTCAGCCTTATGATTACAAACttattagaaaaaataaaatattaatccaCATCTCTAACTCCAGTGTACAAAAGAACAACATCCCAGAGAACTTCAAAAGGAGCCTAGGTTTGAAGTAGAACAATAGAATAAAATATACAACTGTATATACACATGATGAAGATAAAACAACTAAAAAAAACGAAACAAACTAAAAAGTCCTA containing:
- the LOC103705071 gene encoding uncharacterized protein LOC103705071 isoform X1, which produces MVGEGRGSWNREQGYRYKEGGSRAQKSWRPPHHPGKIVESGSESPSVPLWEKKFCTRVGAIPWKRFCENKKFIGMYKNVLQWDDSAALEAFQNAKARFYAEYNGLPYNIPLPDPDMYIDEVDQDAVIDPEMVADLEKPPPAHADEDNTATNGWDSFIFTNQPVPASGWGDTEDPVPSNEKTGEFSANWDAYIEQIKPSGWGDAAEPYSSSWDMKNDSGNAWGYSGGGWGKGIAQENPLVAGSYNYWRNSWETWENRNSDPNRRNGRKRDGGGRFGSRFTKPKYQVDGYQSNSRWSDCRGRNRADYPYQKTVYAKQPLAMYQ
- the LOC103705071 gene encoding uncharacterized protein LOC103705071 isoform X2, producing the protein MVGEGRGSWNREQGYRYKEGGSRAQKSWRPPHHPGSESPSVPLWEKKFCTRVGAIPWKRFCENKKFIGMYKNVLQWDDSAALEAFQNAKARFYAEYNGLPYNIPLPDPDMYIDEVDQDAVIDPEMVADLEKPPPAHADEDNTATNGWDSFIFTNQPVPASGWGDTEDPVPSNEKTGEFSANWDAYIEQIKPSGWGDAAEPYSSSWDMKNDSGNAWGYSGGGWGKGIAQENPLVAGSYNYWRNSWETWENRNSDPNRRNGRKRDGGGRFGSRFTKPKYQVDGYQSNSRWSDCRGRNRADYPYQKTVYAKQPLAMYQ